The following coding sequences lie in one Arachis ipaensis cultivar K30076 chromosome B05, Araip1.1, whole genome shotgun sequence genomic window:
- the LOC107642264 gene encoding cyclin-D4-1 isoform X2 has translation MAENSNLLLCSENNITCFDDDDDDGDDLECNVAAADGSGILPCWDHTNNLNSDQPCPSSENRGSGPLYCFDVLSEETMKDMVEREKEHLPKEDYLKRLRSGDLDLSGRRETIDWIWKAHSYYGFGPLTFCLSVNYLDRFLSLYELPRGKSWTMQLLAVACLSIGAKMEEVKVPQSVDLQVGEPKFVFEAKTIQRMELLVLSTLRWKMQALTPCSFIDYFLKKITFKQHLVNRTISRSMQLTLSIIRGIDFLEFRPSEIAAAVAISVSKELQQAKDIDKALASFFIAEKEKVLKCVELIRDLALMNVSNFGAKHHVPFVPQSPIGVLDGGGCLSYKSDELTTLGSSCPNSPKTKRFKSEGGPCCNGTSDS, from the exons ATGGCTGAGAACTCAAACCTTCTACTATGTTCCGAAAACAACATCACttgttttgatgatgatgatgatgatggtgatgatttgGAGTGTAATGTTGCTGCTGCTGATGGGTCTGGAATCTTACCATGTTGGGACCACACCAACAACCTTAACTCCGACCAACCATGTCCGAGTTCAGAAAACCGTGGATCGGGTCCATTGTATTGTTTTGATGTTCTGAGTGAAGAAACAATGAAAGACATGGTGGAAAGGGAAAAAGAGCATTTACCAAAGGAGGATTATCTTAAGAGGCTACGTAGTGGGGACTTGGACCTCAGTGGTAGGAGAGAGACCATTGATTGGATTTGGAAG GCTCATTCCTATTATGGTTTTGGACCCTTGACCTTTTGTCTATCTGTGAACTACTTGGATCGCTTCTTATCCTTGTATGAATTGCCG AGAGGTAAAAGTTGGACTATGCAATTGTTAGCTGTAGCTTGCTTGTCGATTGGGGCGAAAATGGAGGAGGTTAAAGTGCCTCAATCCGTCGACTTACAG GTTGGAGAACCAAAGTTTGTATTTGAAGCTAAAACCATTCAAAGAATGGAACTATTGGTGTTAAGCACATTGAGATGGAAAATGCAGGCTTTAACTCCTTGTTCCTTCATAGATTATTTCCTAAAGAAGATCACTTTCAAGCAACATTTGGTGAATCGGACCATTTCGAGATCAATGCAGCTCACCCTTAGCATAATTAGAG GGATTGACTTCTTGGAGTTCAGGCCTTCTGAAATCGCAGCGGCTGTGGCGATTTCTGTTTCAAAGGAGTTGCAACAAGCGAAAGATATCGATAAGGCGTTAGCTAGCTTCTTCATTGCAGAGAAG GAGAAAGTTCTAAAGTGTGTTGAATTGATAAGAGACTTGGCATTGATGAATGTTTCTAATTTTGGTGCAAAACATCATGTGCCATTTGTGCCTCAAAGCCCAATTGGGGTGCTTGATGGTGGTGGATGCTTGAGCTATAAGAGTGATGAATTAACAACACTTGGTTCATCATGCCCAAATAGTCCAAAAACTAAAAGGTTCAAATCAGAAGGAGGACCTTGTTGTAATGGGACCTCAGATTCATGA
- the LOC107642264 gene encoding cyclin-D4-1 isoform X1: MAENSNLLLCSENNITCFDDDDDDGDDLECNVAAADGSGILPCWDHTNNLNSDQPCPSSENRGSGPLYCFDVLSEETMKDMVEREKEHLPKEDYLKRLRSGDLDLSGRRETIDWIWKAHSYYGFGPLTFCLSVNYLDRFLSLYELPRGKSWTMQLLAVACLSIGAKMEEVKVPQSVDLQVGEPKFVFEAKTIQRMELLVLSTLRWKMQALTPCSFIDYFLKKITFKQHLVNRTISRSMQLTLSIIRGGKINAGIDFLEFRPSEIAAAVAISVSKELQQAKDIDKALASFFIAEKEKVLKCVELIRDLALMNVSNFGAKHHVPFVPQSPIGVLDGGGCLSYKSDELTTLGSSCPNSPKTKRFKSEGGPCCNGTSDS; encoded by the exons ATGGCTGAGAACTCAAACCTTCTACTATGTTCCGAAAACAACATCACttgttttgatgatgatgatgatgatggtgatgatttgGAGTGTAATGTTGCTGCTGCTGATGGGTCTGGAATCTTACCATGTTGGGACCACACCAACAACCTTAACTCCGACCAACCATGTCCGAGTTCAGAAAACCGTGGATCGGGTCCATTGTATTGTTTTGATGTTCTGAGTGAAGAAACAATGAAAGACATGGTGGAAAGGGAAAAAGAGCATTTACCAAAGGAGGATTATCTTAAGAGGCTACGTAGTGGGGACTTGGACCTCAGTGGTAGGAGAGAGACCATTGATTGGATTTGGAAG GCTCATTCCTATTATGGTTTTGGACCCTTGACCTTTTGTCTATCTGTGAACTACTTGGATCGCTTCTTATCCTTGTATGAATTGCCG AGAGGTAAAAGTTGGACTATGCAATTGTTAGCTGTAGCTTGCTTGTCGATTGGGGCGAAAATGGAGGAGGTTAAAGTGCCTCAATCCGTCGACTTACAG GTTGGAGAACCAAAGTTTGTATTTGAAGCTAAAACCATTCAAAGAATGGAACTATTGGTGTTAAGCACATTGAGATGGAAAATGCAGGCTTTAACTCCTTGTTCCTTCATAGATTATTTCCTAAAGAAGATCACTTTCAAGCAACATTTGGTGAATCGGACCATTTCGAGATCAATGCAGCTCACCCTTAGCATAATTAGAG GAGGCAAAATCAATGCAGGGATTGACTTCTTGGAGTTCAGGCCTTCTGAAATCGCAGCGGCTGTGGCGATTTCTGTTTCAAAGGAGTTGCAACAAGCGAAAGATATCGATAAGGCGTTAGCTAGCTTCTTCATTGCAGAGAAG GAGAAAGTTCTAAAGTGTGTTGAATTGATAAGAGACTTGGCATTGATGAATGTTTCTAATTTTGGTGCAAAACATCATGTGCCATTTGTGCCTCAAAGCCCAATTGGGGTGCTTGATGGTGGTGGATGCTTGAGCTATAAGAGTGATGAATTAACAACACTTGGTTCATCATGCCCAAATAGTCCAAAAACTAAAAGGTTCAAATCAGAAGGAGGACCTTGTTGTAATGGGACCTCAGATTCATGA